The Pseudomonas sp. G2-4 genome window below encodes:
- the gspD gene encoding type II secretion system secretin GspD, with product MNSFIRGRVLRVLFGLVVVGPLALHGSLRAEQAQWQLAMNNAELRDVVEEFSAILGKTVVLDPRVSGRITVMSREALDREGVRRLFYSVLDAHNFTVIDEGERILITPVSDAKTRAGNDAKSATPSQFVTRVLDLQSSIAADVAGLVRPLVSANGYVGPSVSSNAVVVTDTAANVQRIAGVVQQLDSGRNRNHVVVRLRHAQAGDIAPLVEASAGKREGDTAGLVIADVRSNRLVIIGAPAVRQRLVDLARTLDVPAVASQDNARVIRLRYSDAKQLAEVLEAVGQDKKTTPALTGLRDSAPASAFMIKADESQNALVLIAEPAQVRTIENIVRELDQPRAQVLIHAAIVEISGDIAEALGVQWGLNRGSATGFINFPGTDVPIIGAMDLNKLDKATEGTILRLGGDRFSALVSALASNTRSNLLSTPSLLTLDNQEAEIIVGQNVPFKTGSYATNSNGADNPFTTVERKDVGISLKVKPYINEGSTLRLEVQQEVSDIAPSVPGVDSSDLITNKRALKSTILADDGEIIVIGGLIRDSVRTQESGVPLLRSIPYLGALFRWTRDTQTKSNLMVFLRPTIVRSNEDLADVSRQRYDALRELSKPGSRKNNSLLLPRDARQLFESSTQAPPTDPLEPHPGDL from the coding sequence ATGAACAGCTTTATCCGGGGCCGTGTATTGCGCGTCCTGTTCGGCCTTGTCGTGGTTGGCCCACTGGCGCTTCACGGTTCGCTGCGGGCCGAGCAAGCCCAATGGCAACTGGCGATGAATAATGCGGAACTGCGCGACGTGGTCGAGGAGTTCTCGGCGATTCTGGGCAAGACCGTGGTGCTTGATCCCCGCGTGTCGGGGCGTATTACCGTCATGTCCCGCGAGGCACTGGACCGTGAAGGCGTGCGTCGATTGTTCTATTCGGTGCTCGATGCACACAATTTCACGGTGATCGACGAAGGCGAGCGGATCCTGATCACCCCGGTCAGCGATGCCAAGACGCGCGCCGGTAATGATGCCAAAAGCGCCACGCCGTCGCAGTTCGTCACCCGGGTCCTCGATCTGCAATCGAGCATTGCCGCCGACGTCGCCGGACTGGTTCGGCCCTTGGTGTCGGCCAATGGTTATGTCGGCCCCTCGGTATCGTCCAACGCTGTGGTGGTCACCGACACGGCCGCCAATGTGCAGCGCATTGCCGGGGTGGTGCAGCAACTGGATTCGGGGCGCAACCGCAATCATGTGGTGGTGCGATTGCGCCATGCCCAGGCCGGCGATATCGCGCCGCTCGTGGAAGCCTCCGCTGGCAAGCGCGAGGGTGATACGGCAGGCCTGGTGATCGCCGACGTCCGCAGCAATCGCCTGGTGATCATCGGCGCACCGGCAGTGCGTCAACGCCTGGTGGACCTGGCCCGGACCCTCGACGTTCCGGCAGTCGCCTCCCAGGACAACGCGCGGGTCATCCGCCTGCGCTACAGCGATGCCAAGCAACTGGCCGAGGTGTTGGAAGCTGTCGGGCAGGATAAAAAAACCACACCGGCCCTCACCGGGCTGCGGGACAGTGCCCCCGCCAGCGCGTTCATGATCAAGGCCGATGAAAGCCAGAATGCCTTGGTGCTGATCGCCGAACCGGCCCAGGTGCGCACCATCGAAAACATCGTGCGCGAATTGGACCAACCCCGGGCCCAAGTGCTTATTCACGCGGCCATCGTCGAGATATCCGGCGACATCGCCGAAGCGCTGGGGGTGCAGTGGGGCCTCAACCGCGGCAGCGCCACGGGCTTCATCAATTTCCCGGGAACCGACGTCCCGATCATCGGCGCAATGGACCTCAATAAGCTGGATAAAGCCACGGAAGGAACGATCCTGCGGCTGGGTGGCGATCGCTTCAGCGCCCTGGTATCGGCGCTGGCGAGCAATACCCGCAGCAACCTGCTGTCCACCCCCAGCCTGCTGACCCTGGACAACCAGGAAGCGGAAATCATCGTTGGCCAGAACGTCCCGTTCAAGACCGGCTCCTACGCCACCAACAGCAACGGCGCGGACAATCCGTTCACCACCGTGGAGCGCAAGGACGTCGGCATCAGCCTCAAGGTCAAGCCTTACATCAACGAAGGCTCCACCTTGCGCCTTGAGGTCCAGCAGGAAGTCTCGGACATCGCGCCGTCTGTCCCTGGCGTGGATTCTTCGGACCTGATCACCAACAAGCGTGCCTTGAAGAGCACGATCCTGGCGGACGACGGCGAGATCATCGTGATCGGCGGGCTGATCCGCGACAGTGTCCGGACCCAGGAAAGTGGGGTGCCGCTGTTGCGCAGTATTCCGTACCTCGGTGCACTGTTTCGCTGGACCCGCGACACCCAGACCAAAAGCAACCTGATGGTGTTCCTGCGGCCGACCATCGTGCGCAGCAACGAAGACCTGGCCGATGTGAGCCGTCAGCGCTACGACGCGCTTCGTGAGCTGAGCAAACCGGGCTCGCGGAAAAACAATTCGCTGTTGTTGCCCCGGGACGCCCGCCAGTTGTTCGAGTCGTCCACGCAGGCGCCGCCGACCGACCCGCTTGAACCGCATCCGGGTGACTTGTGA